Genomic segment of Veillonella parvula DSM 2008:
CTAATAGATATAAGATAGAAGATATACAATAACTAATATAACCCCTGCCGTGAAGGAGCCCTTCAACAACAGGGGTTATCTATTAATGACTTTCTTTTTTTGCGCACTCAGGGCAAACACCTTCGAAGGTAATATGTTGACCTGTGATTTGATATTCGCTACCTTGATCAGCAATCGTTTTGATAGCTTTCAAATCAATGCCCATCATATCCTCTACCTTATTGCAACGAATGCAACGGATATGGGAATGAGCTTGTGTATCCCAATCGTAATGAGCGCGCTCATCACCAACTTCTAGAATTTTAACAAGACCGATTTTTTCAAAAATCTCCATCGTCTTATACACTGTAGCCAAGCTCATGCTTGGATGTTCTGGGCGCAACGTATGATACAACATCTCTGCTGTTGGATGATCATGATGACCACGCAAAGCATCATAAATCGCAATACGTTGTGGGGTAACTTTAAACCCCTGGCTACGCAAAATTTGTGCGATATCCATAATAATCTACCTTTCTCCACTTGGAAATCTATTAGGCATAGGCCATTATCGACCGTTTACAAGAAATAATTATTATTTATTATACCAAAATTCTCAATACTTATCAAGATAAATAGTATTAACTATTAAGTAATAAAAAATGTGGATTGCTAAAAGCAATCCACATCCTATTAGTCT
This window contains:
- a CDS encoding Fur family transcriptional regulator, whose amino-acid sequence is MDIAQILRSQGFKVTPQRIAIYDALRGHHDHPTAEMLYHTLRPEHPSMSLATVYKTMEIFEKIGLVKILEVGDERAHYDWDTQAHSHIRCIRCNKVEDMMGIDLKAIKTIADQGSEYQITGQHITFEGVCPECAKKESH